The Enoplosus armatus isolate fEnoArm2 chromosome 2 unlocalized genomic scaffold, fEnoArm2.hap1 SUPER_2_unloc_1, whole genome shotgun sequence genome includes a window with the following:
- the LOC139307089 gene encoding adhesion G protein-coupled receptor L1-like: MAVSLWFLGVCVLALAHVAPSGQAMSRAAMPFGLLRRELACEGYPIELRCPGSDVVMVETANYGRTDDKICDADPFQMENTQCYLPDALKIMAQRCNNRTQCVVVAGVDVFPDPCPGTYKYLEIQYECVPYKVDQKVFVCPGSLLSIQPASSLLEAEHQSGAWCKDPLQAGDRLYVMPWTPYRTEVLYEYASWDDYRQNRVTTTYKLPSRVDGTGFVVYDGAVFYNKERTRNLVKYDLRTRIKSGEAVVVNANYHDTSPYRWGGKSDIDLAVDENGLWVIYSTEANNGRIVVSQVNPYTLRFEGTWATGFDKRGASNAFMACGVLYAVRSVFQDDEGQAEGRVGSDMVVYAYDTSRGQELPVQIPFPNPYQYISSIDYNPRDNQLYVWNNYYVLRYPLQFTPPPPTKGPLSSLMTTVRSYTATVALTPVRPSASHPIGVINRGPFDQRPITAMVPLTPRPPLRVPLAPGSPGQVGGCEGRVARGVQWPPTLKGETVERPCPKGSLGIASYQCMQSPVGWSSRGPDLSNCTSPWVSQIAQKIKSGENAANIAGELVNLTRGRIYAGDVSMSVRLIEQLLDILDSQLQALRPANKESAARNYNKLQKRERTCRAYVQAVVQTVDNLLGPEALVSWADMSSVDQSRSASLLLDAVEKGAFLLANNLYEGRFSDRAPNVDLEVYVLNTEAEIQDLTFPHSYDSDSILQISALALQQYSNNGQVKLVLTLYKNLGSFLTTQNSTLRLGLGLGQGSEPRRKSLVVNSHVISASVHRGSNRVYLSEPVVFTLRHLQLENHFGPNCSFWNASGVSGSGRWSTQGCRLLHTNNTHTTCACNHLSSYAVLMTYQQPAFGVGVEELLVYVVSWVGISVALVCLATCLTTLCCQGAPWHTDHSTIHCNLWANLLITELLFLVGANKTQYTVVCSIIAGLLHFSLLSVFCWLCLEGVELYLLQREVFEGRNSRRKYFYLCGYSIPGLVVAVSAAIDFRGYGSKTACWLRTDNYFIWSFLGPVAVVITLNLVVLVMTLHKMHSTAALKPDSSRHDNLRAWAVGSLMLLFLQSVTWSSGLMFLSAPSLLLAYLFSSLNTAQGLLITILHCTLARKGQKDYGRCLRLSQCCATSSSSSPDSVKGAALRSNSRYTSSQSRRATANRQSRIRRMWNDTVRRQTESSFIAADVNNTPTLNRAALGNHFLTNPVLQTHAGASPYDTMLAQGYTQPFTSTGTFRNKQKVNVSQSQESCGLDSVCLNGGYTPNTFTLHGLGTTPGSRAGVVGSTDLLREGGVGIGGDDISPALLTPHGATDLGSGAGMRRNLSDAAALEKMIISELVQSNLRPSVPMPVPPERYGSLARPHHHDRTALTHTATLTRHAQPPQEGWAATMQPNTRHNAQEGWAHTRHHTQDAETRGQDHATTPRLDGWSHSRVPGDSESRELLKDGDRSQLQGTLGRRGLQDRQQARPPDVQARPYSTLSRTPGTLSRHRNTVDSNGGTDRDRERDRDRYRDRPLPPPPPPPPQESEPLYKALEEPLLMKQREAGIETWRGGQDREKDETFLLKRDGMMDEWRGGTERGREESYTSQKRDGDMDEWRGGMERGREEAHLLEKRGGRMEVWRGGAETEQEETFITQKQDFGVDGWRSGKEREKDESLFLKDRDGWRAGIERENEKQKDRALDVWRGGMDIDREESFLFESKDGGLDSRKRGSLRYHGEREDSDSFALPLTPDLDLDPDSSPIYARDSNPSPLYPGDRRSPPLSIFPRSSPPTNIFAPRDTNSPPNNLYSRHSPQVYSRSSSPPRFYTRTSPPTLSYPDSSPEGPEEVSPTGQPQRPSLELPYSLGRPPLGPRPNHLQTFYQPPPLASNGEAVYSAEPASEGDDGQMQRVTSL; encoded by the exons TTTTCGTGTGTCCCGGCTCCCTGCTCAGCATCCAGCcggcctcctctctcctggAGGCGGAGCATCAGTCGGGGGCGTGGTGCAAGGACCCCCTGCAGGCAGGTGACAGGCTGTACGTCATGCCCTGGACACCATATAGGACAGAGGTGCTGTATGAGTACGCCTCCTGGGACGACTACCGCCAGAACAGAGTCACCACCACCTACAA GTTGCCTAGCCGTGTGGACGGCACGGGCTTTGTGGTGTATGACGGAGCTGTGTTTTATAACAAGGAGCGAACGCGCAACCTGGTCAAGTATGACCTGCGGACACGCATCAAGAGCGGCGAGGCAGTGGTGGTCAATGCCAACTACCACGACACCTCGCCTTACCGCTGGGGAGGGAAGTCAGACATCGATCTGGCGGTGGACGAGAACGGCCTTTGGGTGATCTACTCTACTGAAGCCAATAATGGACGCATTGTAGTCAGCCAG GTGAACCCGTACACCCTGCGCTTCGAGGGAACGTGGGCCACCGGCTTTGACAAGCGTGGGGCGAGCAACGCCTTCATGGCCTGTGGCGTGCTCTACGCCGTGCGCTCCGTCTTCCAGGACGATGAGGGACAGGCGGAGGGCCGAGTCGGCAGTGACATGGTGGTTTACGCCTACGACACCAGCCGTGGACAGGAGCTGCCCGTTCAAATACCATTCCCCAACCCTTACCAGTACATCTCCTCCATAGACTACAACCCCAGAGACAACCAGCTGTATGTGTGGAATAACTACTACGTGCTGAGATACCCACTACAGTTTACACCGCCACCACCCACTAAAG gtcccctctcctctctgatgaCGACCGTCCGCTCCTACACAGCCACTGTCGCGCTGACCCCAGTGCGGCCGTCGGCCTCTCACCCAATTGGCGTCATCAACCGAGGACCCTTTGACCAGCGGCCAATCACAGCTATGGTCCCTCTGACGCCACGTCCACCTCTGCGTGTCCCCTTGGCTCCCGGGAGCCCCGGTCAGGTGGGCGGATGTGAGGGCCGGGTGGCACGAGGAGTTCAGTGGCCACCCACCCTGAAGggagagacagtggagaggcCCTGCCCTAAAGGGTCACTGG gtaTAGCTTCCTATCAGTGCATGCAGTCTCCAGTGGGTTGGAGCTCCAGAGGGCCTGACCTTTCCAACTGCACCTCTCCCTGGGTCAGCCAAATTGCACAGAAG ATTAAGAGCGGAGAGAACGCGGCCAACATCGCCGGGGAGTTGGTCAACCTGACCCGGGGGCGGATCTATGCCGGTGATGTCAGCATGTCCGTCCGGCTAATTGAGCAGCTATTGGACATCCTGGACTCACAGCTCCAGGCTTTGAGACCAGCCAATAAAGAGTCAGCAGCACGCAATTACAACAAG ctGCAGAAGAGGGAACGCACATGTAGAGCTTATGTTCAG gcGGTCGTTCAGACAGTTGATAACCTGTTGGGTCCTGAGGCTCTGGTGTCCTGGGCTGATATGAGCAGTGTTGACCAGTCCCGCTCAGCGTCACTGCTGTTAGATGCAGTGGAGAAAGGAGCATTTCTATTGGCTAACAATCTCTATGAAGGCCGTTTCAGTGACAGGGCACCAAATGTTG ATCTGGAGGTGTATGTGCTAAATACAGAGGCAGAAATACAGGACCTGACGTTCCCTCACTCCTACGACAGCGACAGCATCTTACAGATATCAGCACTGGCTCTGCAACAGTACAGCAACAACG GCCAGGTGAAGCTGGTCCTCACTCTCTATAAGAACCTGGGCTCCTTCCTGACCACCCAGAACTCGACTCTGcggctggggctggggctgggccAGGGGTCCGAGCCCAGGCGTAAGAGCCTGGTGGTCAACTCCCACGTCATCTCCGCCTCTGTGCACAGAGGATCCAACAGAGTGTACCTCTCCGAGCCGGTGGTCTTCACTCTCAGGCACCTGCAG CTGGAGAACCACTTTGGCCCCAACTGCTCTTTCTGGAACGCATCAGGGGTTTCTGGGAGTGGCAGGTGGTCTACACAGGGCTGCCGCCTGTtacacaccaacaacacacacactacctgcGCCTGCAACCACCTGTCCAGCTATGCTGTCCTCATGACGTATCAGCAACCCGCT TTCGGGGTCGGCGTAGAAGAGCTTCTCGTCTATGTGGTGTCCTGGGTTGGCATCTCTGTGGCACTGGTGTGTTTGGCCACCTGCCTCACCACCCTGTGCTGCCAGGGGGCGCCCTGGCACACAGACCACAGCACCATCCACTGCAACCTGTGGGCCAACCTGCTCATCACTGAACTGCTCTTCCTTGTGGGTGCCAACAAGACTCAATACACA GTTGTGTGCTCCATCATCGCGGGCCTGCTGCACTTCtcgctgctctctgtgttttgctggTTGTGTCTGGAGGGGGTGGAACTGTACTTGCTGCAGCGTGAGGTATTTGAGGGCCGTAACTCCAGGAGGAAGTATTTCTACCTGTGTGGCTACTCCATTCCCGGGCTGGTGGTGGCCGTGTCCGCAGCCATAGACTTCAGAGGCTATGGCTCAAAAACTGC atgctgGCTGCGAACAGACAATTACTTCATCTGGAGTTTCCTTGGACCTGTTGCTGTCGTCATTACG TTGAACCTGGTTGTCTTGGTGATGACCTTACATAAGATGCACagcactgctgctttgaagCCAGACTCCAGTCGCCATGACAACCTGAG GGCGTGGGCGGTGGGCTCCCTGATGCTGCTCTTCCTGCAGAGCGTCACCTGGTCCTCAGGCCTGATGTTCCTGTCTGCTCCGTCTCTCCTCCTGGCTtacctcttctcctccctcaacACCGCCCAGGGCCTCCTCATCACCATACTGCACTGCACCCTCGCCAGAAAG GGTCAGAAGGACTACGGCCGATGCCTGCGTCTCTCACAATGCTGCGCCACGTCCTCTTCCAGCTCTCCGGACTCGGTGAAGGGTGCTGCCCTGCGGTCCAACAGCCGCTACACCAGCAGCCAGAGTCGGAGAGCTACTGCTAACAGACAG AGTCGCATCAGGAGGATGTGGAACGACACTGTTCGCAGGCAAACTGAATCGTCTTTCATCGCTGCAGACGTTAATAACACCCCTACTCTTAACCGAG CTGCTTTGGGGAACCATTTCCTTACTAATCCAGTGTTGCAGACTCATGCCGGAGCCTCACCGTATGACACGATGCTGGCCCAGGGATACACTCAGCCCTTCACCTCCACAG GAACCTTCAGAAACAAGCAGA AGGTTAATGTGTCCCAGAGCCAGGAGTCCTGCGGGTTGGACAGTGTGTGTCTCAACGGAGGCTACACGCCCAACACCTTCACCTTGCACGGTCTGGGAACCACGCCCGGGTCCCGAGCTGGAGTGGTGGGCAGCACTGACCttctgagggagggaggagttgGGATAGGAGGGGATGACATCTCCCCAGCCCTCCTCACCCCTCATGGGGCCACAGATCTGGGCAGCGGTGCTGGAATGCGTCGTAACCTGTCTGATGCAGCAGCGCTGGAAAAGATGATCATCTCAGAGCTGGTGCAGAGCAACCTGAGGCCCTCAGTTCCCATGCCTGTTCCTCCTGAGCGCTACGGAAGCCTGGCGAGGCCTCACCACCACGACAGGACGGCTCTGACTCACACTGCCACTTTAACTCGGCACGCGCAGCCACCTCAAGAGGGCTGGGCTGCCACCATGCAGCCAAACACACGGCACAACGCACAAGAGGGATGGGCGCACACGAGGCACCACACACAAGACGCTGAGACACGTGGACAAGATCACGCCACGACGCCACGCTTAGATGGCTGGTCACACTCACGTGTTCCTGGAGATTCGGAGTCCCGTGAGCTGCTTAAAGATGGGGACAGGTCGCAGCTGCAAGGCACTCTGGGTCGCCGCGGGCTCCAGGACAGGCAGCAAGCTCGCCCCCCTGATGTTCAGGCTCGGCCCTACTCCACCCTCAGCCGCACCCCTGGCACTCTGTCCCGCCACCGCAACACAGTGGATTCAAACGGAGGGacggacagagacagggagagagacagggatcGTTACCGGGACAGGCCcctcccgcctcctcctccccctcccccacaggAATCTGAGCCCTTATACAAGGCTCTGGAGGAGCCACTGCTGatgaaacagagggaggcaggcatagagacatggagaggtggccaggacagagagaaggacgAGACATTTCTCTTAAAAAGAGACGGAATGATGGACGAATGGAGGGGAGGAaccgagagagggagggaggagtctTATACCTCTcagaagagagatggagacatgGACGAATGGAGAGGTggaatggagagagggagggaggaagctCATCTGCTGGAGAAGAGAGGTGGAAGGATGGAGGTGTGGCGGGGAGGAGCGGAGACAGAGCAGGAAGAGACTTTTATAACTCAGAAGCAAGATTTTGGGGTTGACGGATGGAGAAgcgggaaggagagggagaaagatgaaTCCTTGTTTTTGAAggacagagatggatggagggcaGGGATTGAACGAGAGAATGAGAAACAGAAGGATAGAGCACTGGATGTGTGGAGGGGAGGCATGGATATAGACAGGGAGGAATCCTTCCTGTTTGAGAGCAAAGATGGAGGTCTCGACTCGAGGAAAAGAGGATCTCTTCGGTACCATGGCGAACGAGAGGATTCTGACAGCTTTGCTCTgcctttgacccctgacctcgATCTTGACCCTGACTCCTCACCTATCTACGCCCGAGATTCAAACCCCTCCCCGCTCTACCCTGGAGACCGCCGCTCGCCGCCACTCAGCATCTTCCCTCGAAGCTCTCCCCCAACCAATATCTTTGCTCCTCGAGACACTAACTCTCCTCCAAACAATCTCTACTCGCGTCACTCCCCCCAGGTGTACAGCCGAAGCAGCTCCCCCCCTCGCTTCTATACCCGCACTTCCCCTCCGACCCTCTCGTACCCCGACAGCAGCCCTGAAGGTCCAGAAGAGGTCAGCCCCACTGGCCAACCCCAGCGGCCCTCCCTGGAACTTCCCTACAGCCTGGGGCGACCCCCGCTGGGCCCTCGGCCCAATCACCTGCAGACCTTCTACCAGCCGCCGCCGCTGGCGTCCAATGGAGAGGCAGTGTACTCAGCAGAGCCCGCCTCTGAGGGAGACGACGGACAGATGCAGCGGGTGACGAGCCTGTGA